CAAAGAAAGGAACAGAGATGAGTCGCACAATTGTTTTAACAGGTGATCGCCCGACGGGTAAAATGCATTTGGGGCATTATGTCGGGTCGTTGAAGAATCGGTTTGAGATGCAGGATGAGTTTCAGTGTTTTTTTATGATTGCTGATTATCAGGCGCTGACGACGCATAGGGACCGGACAGAGGACCTGGAGCGTCACGTCAGAGAAATGGTGCTGGATTATCTGGCGGCGGGATTTGATCCCAAAAAAAGCGTTTGTTTTTTGCAATCACAGGTGCCGCAACTGGCAGAGTTAACCATGATTTTTTCCAATTTGGTGACGTTGCCGCGTTTGTTGCGGAATCCAACGGTTAAGGAAGAGATGGGTAAGATGGGGTTGGGGAATCGGGTGCCTTACGGGTTTGTGGGATATCCGGTGTCTCAGGCGGCGGATATTTTGCTTTTTCGTCCGCGATATGTGCCGGTGGGGCCAGATCAAAGACCCCATATTGAACTGGCGCAGGACGTGGCTGCGCGATTTAATCGGATTTATGGCGAG
This sequence is a window from Gemmatimonadota bacterium. Protein-coding genes within it:
- the trpS gene encoding tryptophan--tRNA ligase, with amino-acid sequence MSRTIVLTGDRPTGKMHLGHYVGSLKNRFEMQDEFQCFFMIADYQALTTHRDRTEDLERHVREMVLDYLAAGFDPKKSVCFLQSQVPQLAELTMIFSNLVTLPRLLRNPTVKEEMGKMGLGNRVPYGFVGYPVSQAADILLFRPRYVPVGPDQRPHIELAQDVAARFNRIYGEVFPLPDGVYGTRLKGTDGQSKMGKSYGNAIDLSDEDTSVRAKVMNMVTDPGRVRATDPGNPDVCSAFHYREVFDEENAEQVARACRSGTIGCTTCKGELADVLNDFMTPFRIRRKGFEEQPDLVRDILNLGGSRARIEGQRTLEHVKEVMGMGYDALMG